Part of the Sphingobium lignivorans genome is shown below.
GATGAGGCGGCGGTGGAGGAAGTGTTCGTCAACAGCAATCCGCAATCCACGCTCAAGCTGGGGCAGGCGCGCGGCGTGGTGCTGCTCGCGCCGGCGCGGGCGGGCCTTCCGGTCAGCGAATATGCCGCGCGGCTCGTCAAGAAATCGCTTGTCGGCGTGGGCAGCGCCAGCAAGGATCAGGTGCATGCCATGGTCGCCCGGCTGCTGCCGGGGGCCGTCATCAGCGGCGCGGATGCGGCCGATGCGCTGGCGGTCGCGATCACCCATGCGCATATCGGCGCGACGACCCGGCGCCGCGCGGGGCTTGCCTGAGCGCCTGTCCGGCGTCAGGCGAATAAATGTATACGATTCGTGTCCGGACTATGGCCGAGCGTTGCGCGATCGGATAAGGACCCATCAGCGGAAAGGAGGATGTTCATGACGTTACCCGTGCGGGCGATCACGTTGATCGTCCTGCTGGCATCCGTGGGCGTCCCCGCGAGGGCCGAACTGCCGGCGCCGGTCCGGGCCATGCTGGATGCGGCCATTGCGAGCGGCAACGAGAGCGATATCGCCAGCGTCGCCAAGGTCGCGAAGGTCGCAAATCCGACGGATGCGAAAGAAATAGACGCGATGGTCGCCAGCCATCGCCAGGCCGTCAAGCGGGCGGAGCTGGCGCACAAGCGTGAAGCCGGCACGTTCGAGGATTGGCACGGCAATGGCGAACTGGGCGGCTCCACGACCACCGGCAATACCCGGAGCGCCGGCCTGAGCGCTGGCCTTACATTGACCAAGACCGGCATCAAGTGGCGCCACAGGGTGCGGGCAACCACGGACTATCAACGCAATGACGGCGCGACCACCCGCAACCAGTGGATGGCCAGCTACGAGCCCAATTTCCAGCTGCGCGACAGCTTCTACCTGTTCGGCCTCGCCATGTACGAGAAGGACCGCTTCCAGGGTTTTTCCGATCGCACCACCGTGTCCGGCGGCTTCGGCTACCGCGCGGTGGAGACCGATGACCTGAAGATCGATATCAAGGGCGGCCCCGCCTGGCGCGGCACGCACTGGCTGGACGACCCGGCGACCAATGAACTTGAGGGGCTGGCCGGCACCGATCTGGTCTGGCGCCTCACATCGCGCATCGAGATCAGCGACAATGCCCAGGCGATCTGGGGCGCGGACAACAGCACCTACAGCAATACCGCCGCCTTCACGGCGAAGCTCAACGGCTCGCTGTCCGGCCGCTTCTCCTATGCCGTGCGGCACGAGACCAATCCGCCGCCCGGCTCGGTGGCGACCGACACCATCACGCGCGCCACGCTGGTCTACGGCTTCTAAGCGCGCGGCGATCAACATTCAGGGTTTCTGGCTGAACCGGCCCCCGGTCCATGGCTGCGAGATTGTTGACTAGGAAACTATAGTTGGCTAGTTTTCTGGCCGGCGTGGACAAACTGCCAGGCCATGGCGGCGTGCCCTGTCGCGTTATTCAGGATGTCATCCCGGACTTGCCCCGGGATCCCGCTTCTTCCGGTTTTCCAAGCCGGCTGGAGCGGGCGATCCTCAAGGTAGCGGGATCCCGGGGCAAGCCCGGGATGACAAAGGGAAATGGCTGAAATGCCGGCTTCCGGCTTCTTCGAAGGTCGCGAATTTGTCCGCGTTGCCTCGTCAACAAAAGGGAAGGTCATGGCTCACGGCATATCCGATCTCGAGGCGCATCTGGGCTATCTGCTGCGATCGGTCTCCAACCATGTCTCGCACAGCTTCGCGCTGGCGCTGGAAACGCAGGGCGTCACGGTGGCGGAATGGGTGATGCTGCGGGCGCTCTATGGGGAGGCACCGATGCCTCCGAGCCGCCTTGCCGAAACGCTCGGCCTCACGCGCGGCGCGATCAGCAAGCTCGCCGACCGGCTCGTCGCCAAGGCCTTCGTGCAACGCACGGCGGATGCGCGGGACGGCCGGATGCACAGCCTGTCCCTCACCCCGGCGGGCGAAGCACTGGTGCCGGTGCTCGCGCGGCTCGCGGACGAGAACGACGCGCGGTTCTTCGGAAGCCTCGCCCCGCCGGAACGCGCCGCGATCGAGACGGCGCTGCGGGCCATCATCCATCGGGAGGGCCTCGCGGCCGTCCCCGTCAACTGATCCACCATCCCATGGAGCCGCACGACATGCAGGACGAACTGAAGGACATCGCCGCCCGCTGCCTCGCCGGCGCGGAAGACGACAGCATGACATTCCCCCAGATCGTCGGCGCGCTCATCGATGCCGGCTTCGAGGGATATGCGGTGGACTATCGGGCCGGGACCGCCAGCTATTACCTGCCCGCCGGGCGCTGTTTCACGCTGCCGATCCGGGACGAGGGGCCGCCCGTGGCCGCCGCTTTCGATGCGCCCGCGATCCGCGCCGCCATCGCGCAGGCGCAGGCCCTGGCGCCCGGCTACACTTATGCCGGCTTCTGCAGGACAGTGCGGGACGCGGGATGCGCCGGCTATCTGGTGTCCTTCTCCGGCCGGCGCGCGCTTTATTATGGCCGGACTGCAGAGACGCATGTCGAGTTGTTCCCCGACGCGCCCTGAGAAGGTGCCGGGTGCGGCCCGGCGCGACGAACGCTCAGCATCTCAGTTCCGGCCCCAGAACAGGAAGGCCACCGCGCCCATCAGGCACAGGAAGGCGCCGGCATGCCGCCAGTTCACCGGCTCGCCGAGGTAGGTGACCATGAAGATGCCGAAGATGCCGAGCGCAATGACTTCCTGCACGACCTTGAGCTGCCCGGCGCTCCAGCCGCTGGCATAGCCGAGGCGATTGGCCGGCACGGCGAAGCAATATTCGAACAGGGCAATGCCCCAGCTCATCAGGATGACCAGCAGCAGCGGGCGCGTCATGCCGCCCTTGAGATGCCAGTACCAGGCGAAGGTCATGAAAATGTTCGAGACGAGCAGGAGCGCGATGGTCGGCATGGCGCCCTGAATGCCAGCAGGCTGCGGGAAACGCCATGGGGGATGTGCGGGCAGTCCGGCGGCGGGGTGACCGGGCGGCGGCGGGCGGTTCAGGTGCGCGCCACTCGCGCGAAGATCTGCCGGAGCGTTTGCGCGCATTGCTCAAGCTCCCGGTCGGAAAGATCGGCCAGCATGGCGCGCCGCTCGCTGTCGAGGATCGGCTGGATCTTGTGGACCACGGCAAGGCCCGCCGGCGTGAGCGTCACCAGCTTGGAGCGGCCGTCGCGCGGATTGTCCCGTCGCTCGATGAGGCCGTCTGCCGCCAGACCTTCCACCACGCGGACGAGGGTGGGCCACTGCACGAGCAGCCGCTGGCCAAGATCGGTCAGCGTCACCGGCTGGGGGCCGAAAGCGATGGTGAACAGCGCCTGCCAGCGCGCCCGGCTCTGCCCCGTCTCGGCGCGCAGCCGGTTGTCGATATGCGTGACCCACGAGCGGCCGGCCATCACCAGCAGGCGCGACAGGCGATACTCCCGGTCGAGCCGCTCGCCCACGGGATAGAAATCATTGTAGAAGCACGCCCAGTCGTCGAAATCGCTGATGGTGGCCCGCGCTTCGCTGTCCGTCTTCTTCATACCCCCGTCGGCAGCCATGCCCTCTCCGTCCCAGTCGTTAATCCTACCCTTGTAGACGGTTGCGGCGAGAAAGGAACGGCGTTCGTGGACAGGCTGTGGCCGGGCGCGCGCCACTTCCCGCTGGCCTCGCCGCGCGCGGCGCCTATATGGAGCGCATGACCAGTCCCACGTTCCGGCAGATCCTGGAAGATTACGAACTCCTCGAAGGCGACGAGCGCTATCGCCTGCTGATCGACCTCGGCCGCGCGCTCGAGCCCATGCCGGACGCGCTGAAGACCGACGCGACGCTGGTGCGCGGCTGCTCTGCCGCCGTGTGGGTCTACCCCACCCGGCGCGAGGACGGCGCGCTGCATTTCCTGGCGGACAGCAATGCCGCGATCACCAAGGGCATCATCGCGCTGGTGCTGCTCGCCGTGCAGGATCGCATGCCCGCCGAGGTGGCGACAGCCGACATCGAGGGCGCGCTGGCGCCCTTCGATCTCAAGCGCCAGCTCTCCTCCAACCGCACCCAGGGCCTGCCCAACATGATCGCCCTGATCCGCGAGACGGCCACGCGGCTGGCGGCCGGCGAACAGGGCTCGTAGCGGGGCATCGTCCGTCCGGCCGCCGGACGGAGGCGATGCGCGAGCGGCGGTCTTCGGGATGTGCCGCCCCTGCCTCAGGGCGCCGGGGGTGCCGGCATCATTTCCCCGCCCAGCGCGCGGTAGAGCGTGACGCGGTTGCCGGCCGCTTCGAGCAGCGAGGCGACGAGCGTGCGCCGGGCAGTGTAGAGGCTGCGCTGGGCATCGAGCGCGGCGAGGAAGCTGTCGATGCCGCCGCGATAGCGCGCGTCGACCAGATAGGCGGCATCCTCGCTGGCCTGCACGCGCAGCCGGTCCGCGCCGAGCTGGTCGTCGATCGTCGCCTGCCGCGCCAGTGCGTCGGCCACTTCGCGATAGGCGGTCTGGATCGCCTTCTCATAAGCGGCGAGCAGCGCGTCCCGCTGGGCCTGGCTGGCGGCGACACCCGCGCGCGCCGCGCCGCCCTGGAAGATCGGCCATGTGATCCCGGCCGCGCCCTGCTCAAGCTGCGTGCCACCGCTGCCGAACAGGCCATCCAGCGAGGAGCCGACGAGGCCGAACAGCGCGCCGAGCGTCACGCGCGGGAACAGCGCCGCGCGGGCCGCGCCGATCTGCGCATTGGCGGCGCGCAGGTCATGCTCGGCGGCCATGATGTCCGGACGGCGCAGCAGCACTTCGCTGCTGGTGCCGGGCGAGGGCGCGTCGATCGTCTCGCCTGCTTCCTCGATGCCGCCGGGCAGCAGGGCAGGATCGACCGGGGCGCCCACGAGCAGGGCAAGGAGATTGCGGTCCTGTGCGATCGCGGTCGTGTACCGCGCCATGTCGGATTGGGCGGTGGCGAGGATGGTCTGCGCCTGCCGCAGGTCGCTGCGCGGTGCGATGCCGCTGGCGAGCCGCGCCTGCGTGAGCGCTTCGGTCCGCTGCGCCGTCTCCGCCGTCAGCCGGCTGATCTCCAGCAGGCTCGCATCGGCCGCATGGGTGAGCCATGCCTGCGCGATGTCGCCGATCAGCGCGAGCCGCACCGCCTGCGCGTCCGCCGCGGTCGCGAGATAGCTTTCGCGCGCGGCATCGGTGAGCGAGCGGATGCGCCCGAACAGATCGATCTCATAAGCGGTGACCGACAGATCGGCAGTGGCGGTCGTCCGCGTCTCGCCGCCGGCCTGGTTGCCGCGCACCACATCAGCCCCCGCGTCGAGCTGCGGGAAGAGATCGGCGCGCTGGATGCGGAACTGGGCGCGGGCCCGGGCGACATTGGCGGCGGCCTGCCGCAGATCGCGATTATTCTCCAGCGCGATGTCGATCAGCGCGATCAGCCGCGCATCGCGGAACAGCGTGCGGTAATCGGCGGCGGGAAGGCCGGCCTGATCCGCCAGCGCGGCCGCGTCCCCGGGCCATTGCGCCTGCACGGGCGGCGCCGGGCGCTCATAGGCCGGGGCAAGCGAGCAGCCGGCGAGCAGGCAGGCCGCCAGTGGCAGGGCGCGGCGCATGCTCATGGCTCCTTCCGTCCGGCGCGCCGCGCCACGATCCGTTCGCTGATCCGCTGGAGCGTGTCGCGGGTCAGGCGGCGCACGATCACGAAGAACAGCGGAATGTAGAAGATGGCGAGGACCGTCGCGGTGAGCATCCCGCCGATGACGGCCGTGCCGATCGCGATGCGGCCATTGGCGCCCGCGCCGGTGGAGACGGCCAGCGGCAGCACGCCGAAGATGAAGGCGAAGCTGGTCATGAGGATCGGCCGCAGGCGGCGCCGCGCGGCTTCCGCCGCCGCATCGATGATCCGCATGCCCCGCTTCTCCGCCTGCTCGGCGAACTCGATCATCAGGATCGCGTTCTTGGCGGCAAGGCCCATGGTGGTGAGCAGGCCGATCTGCAGGAAGATGTCATTGATGAGGCCGCGCAGGGTCACCGCGAGGACGGCGCCCACAAGGCCCAGCGGCACGATGAGCAGCACTGCGATGGGAATGCTCCAGCTCTCGTAGAGCGCCGCCAGGAACAGGAAGACGACCAGCAGCGAGAGCGCATAGAGCAGCGGCCCCTGCCCCTGCAGCAGCCGCTCCTGATAGGAGAGGCCGGAGAAGGCGAGGCCGATCCCGGGGATGTCCGCCACATGCTGCTCGATCCGCCGCATCGCCTCGCCCGAACTGTAGCCCGGCGCGGCCTGGCCGAGCAGCTGGTAGGAGGGAATGCCGTTGAAGCGCGAGAGGCTGGGCGGCGTCATCGACCAGCTCAGCGTGGCGAAGGAGGCGAAGGGCGTCATCTGGCCATTGCCGCCGCGCACATGCCACTGGCCCAGATCCTCGGGCTTGGCGCGATAAGGCGCATCGCCCTGCACATAGACGCGCTTCACGCGGCCACGATCGACGAAATCGTTGATGTAGCGGCCGCCCCATGCGGAGGAGAGGGTGAGATTGACATCGCTCTGGTTGAGGCCAAGCGCCGCCAGCTTCTGATGATCCACGTCGACGCGCAAGGCGGCCTGATCGGGCAGTTCCTGCAGGCGGACGGCGGCCAGTTCCGGGTCCGCCCGCGCGGCGGCCACGACCTTGTCCCGCGCCGCGGCGAAATCGGCCGCGCTCAGATTGCCGGTGTTGAGAATCTGCGCCTCGAAGCCGGTGGACTGGCCGAGGCCAGGAATGGCGGGCGGCGTCAACGCAAAGATCTGCGCGTCGCGCAGGCCCGAGAGGGCGCCGCTGGCGCGCCGCGAGACGGCTTCGGCCGTGTTCTCCGGCCCCGGCCGCTCTTCCCATGGCTTGAACATGATGAAGCCGCGGCCGACATTCTGGCCGATGGCGCCGCCCGGGCCCGAGGTGCCCGCGACCGTGAACAGCGTCGCGACGGTGCCGCTCTCATGTTCCGCGAAATAATCCTCCACGGCCTTCTGCACTTCGGCCGTGCGATTGATGGTGGCGCCGGTCGGGAGCTGGAAGCTGACGATGCCCACGCCCTGGTCCTCATTGGGCAGGAAGCCGGTGGGCAGGCGCTGGAACATGACGATGAGCAGCAGCACCACCAGCGCATAGATGGCCAGCGAGAGGCCCCGCCGGTCGACGATCTTGCGGACGGCCGCCACATAATGGTCGATGCCCCGGTCGAACCGGCTGTTGAAGCCGTCGCGCGCCCGCAGGAGCCAGCCGTGAAGGCGCGGCAGGCGGCGCTCCATCCAGCTCCTGTCACCCTCCCGGATGGCGTCGCTCTCCCGGTGGGGCTTGAGCAGATGCGCCGTGAGGGCGGGGGACAGAATGATCGCGACGAACACCGAGAGGATCATCGCCGAGACGATGGTGATCGCGAACTGGCGGTAGATCACGCCGGTCGACCCGCCGAAAAGCGCCATGGGCATGAACACGGCGGACAGCACCAGCGCGATGGCGATCAGCGCCATGGTGATCTCGCGCATCGAGCGGATCGTCGCTTCCCGGGCCGTCATGCCGGGATTCTCCGCCATCAGCCGCTCGACATTCTCGACCACGACGATGGCATCGTCGACGAGCAGGCCGATCGAGAGCACCAGCCCGAACAGAGTGAGCGTGTTGATCGTGAAGCCCGCGACATACAGCACCCCGAAGGTGCCGAGCAGCACCACCGGCACGGCGATGGTGGGAATGAGCGTCGCGCGCCAATTCTGCAGGAAGACGAACATCACGATCACCACGAGGATGATCGCCTCGATCAGCGTCTTGGTGACTTCCGAGATGGAGAGCTTGATGAAGGCCGTCGTGTCCTGCGCGAAGCCATATTCGAAGCCCTCGGGGAAAGTGTCGGACAGCTCGGCGACGCGCGCCTTGATGAGCTCCGCGGTGGTGAGCGCGTCCGCGCCGGGCGCGAGCATGAACGCCACGCCGGCGCCGGGGTGCCCGTTCACATGGATGGTGACGGTGTAGTTGTCCGCCCCGATCTCGACGCGCGCGACATCGCCCAGCCGCACCGTCGCCCCGGTGGGCAGCGTCTTGACCACGATGTCGCGGAACTGCTCGGGCGTCTGCAGCCGCGCCTGCGCGGTCACGTTGACGTTGAGATACTGGTCCGGCGCGGACGGTTCCGCGCCGAGCTGGCCGGCCGCGACTTCCGTGTTCTGCGCCTGGATCGCGGCGATCACGTCGCCTGGCATGAGCTGGAAGCTCGTCAGCCGCTCCGGGTTCAGCCAGATGCGCATGGCGTTGGGCGAGCCGAACACATTGACGTTGCCCACGCCCGGCACGCGGCTCAGCGTATCCTGCAGGTTCGAGGAGAGATAATCCGAGACCTGCTGCGCGGACATCCGGTTGGACGCATCGTAGAAGCCCACGATGAGCAGCATGTCCGAATTGGCCTTGCGGACCTGCACGCCGCTCTGCTGCACCTGCTGGGGCAGGCGCGCGATGACCGACTGGAGCTGGTTCTGGACCTGCACCTGCGCGATGTCCGGGTCCGTGCCCTTGTCGAACGTGGCGGTGATGTTGGCGCGCCCGCGCGCGTCCGACGAGGAGGTGAAGTAGAGCAGGCCGTCAATGCCGTTGAGCGACTGCTCGATGACCTGCGTCACGCTGTTCTGCACCGCCTCCGCCGATGCGCCCGGATAATTGGCGCTGATGCTGACCTGCGGCGGCGCGATGTCCGGATATTGCGCGATCGGCAGCGAATAGATCGCGCCGATGCCGGAGAGCATCACGATCGTGGCGAGGACCCAGGCCAGGATGGGCCTGTCGATGAAGATGCGGGAGAGCATGGCCGCTCAGCCCCCGGCGCGCGCGGGCGCCACCGGTTGCGGAGCATCCGCCGGCACGGCCCGGATATCCTGTCCGGGGCGCAGGTCGCCGGTGCCCTGCACGATCACGCGATCGCCGGCCTTCAGGCCGTCCGTCACGACCCAGTTGGCGCCGAGCGTGCGTGGCGCCTGTACCGAGCGGGCCTCGGCCTTGTTGTCCCGCCCGGCGATGAACAGGCGAGCGCCGCCCTTGCCGTCCCGCGTGACGGCGGCCTGCGGCACGAGGAAGGCGCCGCGATCCACGGCCTGGGCGAAGCGGGCCCGCACGAACATGCCGGGCAGCAGCAGGCCATCGGGATTGGAGAAGCGCGCGCGCAGCGTCACCGTGCCGGTGGCGGGATCGACAAGCGTCTCGGAGAACTGGACGCGGCCGACGCCTTCATATTCGCTGCCGTCCTCCAGCAGGAGGCGCACGTCCGCCGAGGAGGGCGAGGCGCCGCCGCGCGCGAGCAGCCGCCGCAGCGCGAGCAGATTGCCGGCGCTCTGCTGGATATCCACGAAGATCGGATCGAGCTGGTTGATAACCGCCAGCGCAGTGGCCTGATTGCTGGTGGCGAGCCCGCCGGGCGTGACCAGCGAACGGCCGATCCGGCCACTGATGGGGGCAGGCACGGTGGTGAAGCGCAAATTGATGCGCGCCGTCTCCAGCGCTGCGCGCCGCTGGGCCACCGCCGCTTCGGCCTGCTCGGCCGCCGCGACGGCATTGGTATAGTCCTGCTCGCTGATCGCCTGGATCGCGACCAGCGGCTTGTAGCGCTCCGCAAGCGCGCGCGCCGCTTGTGCGCTGGCCTGCGCGCTCGCCAGATTGGCTTGCGCTTCCGCCGCCGTGGCGCGGTAGGGCGCGGGATCGATCTGGTAGAGCGGTTCGCCCGCGCGCACCAGCGCGCCCTCGGTGAAGAGGCGGCGCAGGATCACGCCGGAGATCTGCGGCCGCACTTCCGAGGTGAGATAGGCGTTCACGCGCCCCGCCAGCACGGTCTCGAGCGGTACATCCTGCGGCTGGACGACCACGAAACCGACAGTCTTCTGGCCCGGGCCACCGGCGCCGGGTTGCTGTTGCTTGCCGTCGCCGCCGCAGGCCGACAGCGCGACCAGCAAGGCGCTCGACAGAGTGATCGCCATCCATCGGGGTCGATAAGGCAAGATGTTGGATCCGATGCTGAAATGGCGCGGCGGGGCTCGACCTGAATTCCTACCGAACGGTAGACGATGTCAAGTCCTCGAAAAGGCTATGGGGAAAATCCGGGGCGCCATTTCGAGCCCGGCGGGTTTTGTGCCTATAAGGAGCGCGACTCGACCGGGCCGTCAATGCGGGCGGCAACGGGACGAGCGAGAGGCGAAGGAGGCAAGGCGCGTTGATCGATCCGAAGCATTTCCGCGATGTGATGAGCAGCTATCCGACCGGCGTGTGCGTGGTGACCGCCACCGCTGACACGGGGGAGCGCTGGGGGCTTGCCGTCGGCTCGTTCACGGCGATTTCGCTCGATCCGCCGCTCGTGGGCTTCCTGCCGGACAAGCGCTCGCGCAGCTGGGAGCAGATCGCGGGCGTGGGGCGGTTCTGCGTCAATGTGCTGGGCAGCGAGCAGCTCGACGAGTGCCGCCGCTTCGCCTCGCGCCATGACGACAAGTTCGACGGGATGGCGCATGGCCACAGCCCGGGCGGCCATCCGCTGCTCGACGATGCGCTGGCCTGGATCGATTGCGACGTGGCTGACGTGGTGGAGCTAGGCGATCATCTGCTCGTCGTCGGCGCCGTGCGCGCCATGGAGCGGCGGGACGGCGGCGCGCCCCTGATCTTCTACCGCGGCGGCTATCACACGCTCGCCGGGCTGGGCGAGGAAACCGCCTGACCGAAAGGCAGGATCGCTTCCAGCGCGGACAGCGGCGGCGCGCCGGGCACGGCGCGACCGAGGCGCATCAGGAAGACATGGCGCACGATCTCGGCCTGCTGCTCGATGCCATAGCGCGAGAAGGGCCGGCCGGGCTCGAACGCATAGCCATAGCGGCAGAAGGGATGCCGCCGCAGCAGGAGATTGAGCCCGCGCTGGTGCTGCCAGACATGCGTCATCTCATGCAGGAACAGGCCCTGATGGGCCAGCGTGCCCTCGCCGAAGCAGGCGCAGTAGCTGTGCCCCTGCGGATGGAAATGAATGTGTCCGCGCGGGGCCATCACGATCGCGCGCGGCTGGAACGGCCACCATTTGCGCCGGCGGATGCGCACCGCATCGAGATCGATCGCGGCGCCGAACATGGCCCCGGCAAGCGCGCGCTCGGCGGCCGTCAGCGATCGCTCGCCATCATCCTCCGCTGCCAGGACGCGCATGTCCGCCATCGCACCCAGATAGGT
Proteins encoded:
- a CDS encoding DUF481 domain-containing protein → MTLPVRAITLIVLLASVGVPARAELPAPVRAMLDAAIASGNESDIASVAKVAKVANPTDAKEIDAMVASHRQAVKRAELAHKREAGTFEDWHGNGELGGSTTTGNTRSAGLSAGLTLTKTGIKWRHRVRATTDYQRNDGATTRNQWMASYEPNFQLRDSFYLFGLAMYEKDRFQGFSDRTTVSGGFGYRAVETDDLKIDIKGGPAWRGTHWLDDPATNELEGLAGTDLVWRLTSRIEISDNAQAIWGADNSTYSNTAAFTAKLNGSLSGRFSYAVRHETNPPPGSVATDTITRATLVYGF
- a CDS encoding multidrug efflux RND transporter permease subunit produces the protein MLSRIFIDRPILAWVLATIVMLSGIGAIYSLPIAQYPDIAPPQVSISANYPGASAEAVQNSVTQVIEQSLNGIDGLLYFTSSSDARGRANITATFDKGTDPDIAQVQVQNQLQSVIARLPQQVQQSGVQVRKANSDMLLIVGFYDASNRMSAQQVSDYLSSNLQDTLSRVPGVGNVNVFGSPNAMRIWLNPERLTSFQLMPGDVIAAIQAQNTEVAAGQLGAEPSAPDQYLNVNVTAQARLQTPEQFRDIVVKTLPTGATVRLGDVARVEIGADNYTVTIHVNGHPGAGVAFMLAPGADALTTAELIKARVAELSDTFPEGFEYGFAQDTTAFIKLSISEVTKTLIEAIILVVIVMFVFLQNWRATLIPTIAVPVVLLGTFGVLYVAGFTINTLTLFGLVLSIGLLVDDAIVVVENVERLMAENPGMTAREATIRSMREITMALIAIALVLSAVFMPMALFGGSTGVIYRQFAITIVSAMILSVFVAIILSPALTAHLLKPHRESDAIREGDRSWMERRLPRLHGWLLRARDGFNSRFDRGIDHYVAAVRKIVDRRGLSLAIYALVVLLLIVMFQRLPTGFLPNEDQGVGIVSFQLPTGATINRTAEVQKAVEDYFAEHESGTVATLFTVAGTSGPGGAIGQNVGRGFIMFKPWEERPGPENTAEAVSRRASGALSGLRDAQIFALTPPAIPGLGQSTGFEAQILNTGNLSAADFAAARDKVVAAARADPELAAVRLQELPDQAALRVDVDHQKLAALGLNQSDVNLTLSSAWGGRYINDFVDRGRVKRVYVQGDAPYRAKPEDLGQWHVRGGNGQMTPFASFATLSWSMTPPSLSRFNGIPSYQLLGQAAPGYSSGEAMRRIEQHVADIPGIGLAFSGLSYQERLLQGQGPLLYALSLLVVFLFLAALYESWSIPIAVLLIVPLGLVGAVLAVTLRGLINDIFLQIGLLTTMGLAAKNAILMIEFAEQAEKRGMRIIDAAAEAARRRLRPILMTSFAFIFGVLPLAVSTGAGANGRIAIGTAVIGGMLTATVLAIFYIPLFFVIVRRLTRDTLQRISERIVARRAGRKEP
- a CDS encoding MarR family winged helix-turn-helix transcriptional regulator, translated to MAADGGMKKTDSEARATISDFDDWACFYNDFYPVGERLDREYRLSRLLVMAGRSWVTHIDNRLRAETGQSRARWQALFTIAFGPQPVTLTDLGQRLLVQWPTLVRVVEGLAADGLIERRDNPRDGRSKLVTLTPAGLAVVHKIQPILDSERRAMLADLSDRELEQCAQTLRQIFARVART
- a CDS encoding vgr related protein, which translates into the protein MADMRVLAAEDDGERSLTAAERALAGAMFGAAIDLDAVRIRRRKWWPFQPRAIVMAPRGHIHFHPQGHSYCACFGEGTLAHQGLFLHEMTHVWQHQRGLNLLLRRHPFCRYGYAFEPGRPFSRYGIEQQAEIVRHVFLMRLGRAVPGAPPLSALEAILPFGQAVSSPSPASV
- a CDS encoding SufE family protein, yielding MTSPTFRQILEDYELLEGDERYRLLIDLGRALEPMPDALKTDATLVRGCSAAVWVYPTRREDGALHFLADSNAAITKGIIALVLLAVQDRMPAEVATADIEGALAPFDLKRQLSSNRTQGLPNMIALIRETATRLAAGEQGS
- a CDS encoding efflux transporter outer membrane subunit; protein product: MSMRRALPLAACLLAGCSLAPAYERPAPPVQAQWPGDAAALADQAGLPAADYRTLFRDARLIALIDIALENNRDLRQAAANVARARAQFRIQRADLFPQLDAGADVVRGNQAGGETRTTATADLSVTAYEIDLFGRIRSLTDAARESYLATAADAQAVRLALIGDIAQAWLTHAADASLLEISRLTAETAQRTEALTQARLASGIAPRSDLRQAQTILATAQSDMARYTTAIAQDRNLLALLVGAPVDPALLPGGIEEAGETIDAPSPGTSSEVLLRRPDIMAAEHDLRAANAQIGAARAALFPRVTLGALFGLVGSSLDGLFGSGGTQLEQGAAGITWPIFQGGAARAGVAASQAQRDALLAAYEKAIQTAYREVADALARQATIDDQLGADRLRVQASEDAAYLVDARYRGGIDSFLAALDAQRSLYTARRTLVASLLEAAGNRVTLYRALGGEMMPAPPAP
- a CDS encoding flavin reductase family protein, translating into MIDPKHFRDVMSSYPTGVCVVTATADTGERWGLAVGSFTAISLDPPLVGFLPDKRSRSWEQIAGVGRFCVNVLGSEQLDECRRFASRHDDKFDGMAHGHSPGGHPLLDDALAWIDCDVADVVELGDHLLVVGAVRAMERRDGGAPLIFYRGGYHTLAGLGEETA
- a CDS encoding MarR family winged helix-turn-helix transcriptional regulator, whose amino-acid sequence is MAHGISDLEAHLGYLLRSVSNHVSHSFALALETQGVTVAEWVMLRALYGEAPMPPSRLAETLGLTRGAISKLADRLVAKAFVQRTADARDGRMHSLSLTPAGEALVPVLARLADENDARFFGSLAPPERAAIETALRAIIHREGLAAVPVN
- the ruvC gene encoding crossover junction endodeoxyribonuclease RuvC yields the protein MLILGLDPGLGTTGWGLVRAQGNRLSHVGNGQIRTDAALPLPSRLVALDAALAALIAANAPDEAAVEEVFVNSNPQSTLKLGQARGVVLLAPARAGLPVSEYAARLVKKSLVGVGSASKDQVHAMVARLLPGAVISGADAADALAVAITHAHIGATTRRRAGLA
- a CDS encoding efflux RND transporter periplasmic adaptor subunit produces the protein MAITLSSALLVALSACGGDGKQQQPGAGGPGQKTVGFVVVQPQDVPLETVLAGRVNAYLTSEVRPQISGVILRRLFTEGALVRAGEPLYQIDPAPYRATAAEAQANLASAQASAQAARALAERYKPLVAIQAISEQDYTNAVAAAEQAEAAVAQRRAALETARINLRFTTVPAPISGRIGRSLVTPGGLATSNQATALAVINQLDPIFVDIQQSAGNLLALRRLLARGGASPSSADVRLLLEDGSEYEGVGRVQFSETLVDPATGTVTLRARFSNPDGLLLPGMFVRARFAQAVDRGAFLVPQAAVTRDGKGGARLFIAGRDNKAEARSVQAPRTLGANWVVTDGLKAGDRVIVQGTGDLRPGQDIRAVPADAPQPVAPARAGG
- a CDS encoding DMT family protein, with protein sequence MPTIALLLVSNIFMTFAWYWHLKGGMTRPLLLVILMSWGIALFEYCFAVPANRLGYASGWSAGQLKVVQEVIALGIFGIFMVTYLGEPVNWRHAGAFLCLMGAVAFLFWGRN
- a CDS encoding DUF1398 family protein produces the protein MQDELKDIAARCLAGAEDDSMTFPQIVGALIDAGFEGYAVDYRAGTASYYLPAGRCFTLPIRDEGPPVAAAFDAPAIRAAIAQAQALAPGYTYAGFCRTVRDAGCAGYLVSFSGRRALYYGRTAETHVELFPDAP